Proteins encoded by one window of Prevotella nigrescens:
- a CDS encoding NAD-dependent epimerase/dehydratase family protein yields MKILITGATGFVGKNLKPYLEKKGHTVFTLGRRDEYTWKDLYSKKIPEVEAIIHLAGKAHDLKKIDGEEVYFKVNRDLTKEIFNFFLSSKARKFIFFSSVKAVADYIENGILTEDVTATPIGAYGKSKYEAEKYILSKTIDNKDVYILRPCMMHGPGNKGNLNLLYQVVNKNIPWPLGKFENRRSFASISNVCYIVNSLLDTKVNSGIYNISDDNAISTNELINIICKVNKKKVHIWYLPKWLILFLAEIGDLINLPLNTERLTKLTENYVVSNQKIKRALGLSKLPISIEEGLTNTILSFQNK; encoded by the coding sequence ATGAAAATACTCATAACAGGTGCTACAGGATTTGTTGGTAAAAACTTAAAACCATATCTTGAAAAAAAGGGTCATACTGTATTTACTTTGGGTAGAAGAGACGAATATACCTGGAAAGACCTTTATTCAAAAAAGATACCAGAAGTTGAAGCTATAATTCATTTAGCTGGTAAAGCACATGATTTGAAAAAAATAGACGGAGAAGAGGTTTATTTTAAAGTAAACAGAGATTTAACAAAAGAAATATTCAACTTTTTTTTATCTTCTAAAGCAAGAAAATTTATTTTCTTTAGTTCTGTAAAAGCAGTAGCAGACTATATAGAGAACGGTATTCTGACAGAAGATGTGACAGCAACTCCTATTGGTGCATATGGTAAAAGTAAGTATGAAGCTGAAAAGTATATCCTCTCGAAAACTATAGACAACAAAGATGTTTATATTCTTCGGCCTTGTATGATGCATGGTCCTGGCAATAAAGGAAACTTAAATCTTCTTTATCAAGTAGTGAATAAAAATATCCCATGGCCACTTGGTAAATTTGAGAATAGGCGTTCTTTTGCCTCTATTTCAAATGTTTGTTACATCGTAAATTCATTATTGGATACTAAAGTAAATTCTGGGATATATAATATTTCCGATGACAATGCTATCTCAACAAATGAATTAATAAATATTATCTGTAAGGTTAATAAAAAGAAAGTACATATTTGGTACTTGCCAAAATGGCTAATATTGTTTTTAGCAGAAATAGGTGATTTAATAAACCTTCCTTTAAACACAGAACGTCTAACCAAATTAACTGAAAATTATGTTGTTAGCAACCAAAAAATTAAAAGAGCATTAGGTCTTTCTAAATTACCAATCTCGATAGAAGAAGGCTTAACTAACACTATCCTATCATTCCAAAACAAGTAA
- a CDS encoding glycosyltransferase family 4 protein, whose protein sequence is MKYNNKNILHVVNIYFVLPYFVGGQFKYFRNRGFRFHVVCSASEYLDDYAKENGFNYRVLPVLRSINILQDFKTIIGICRYIKEKQIGIIVGHTPKGGLLSMVAGWLMRVPNRIYFRHGLVYQTSHGLKRFILMSVDRLASLCATKIVCVSPSVLQHSIEDRLAPLYKQLILHKGTCCGIDTEGKFNPANIDPNKLATMKEKWGIDNNDWVIGYSGRLVRDKGIIELVRAFRNVKKDNPHYKLLLVGMFEVRDALPDDIQQDIKSDSQIVWTDFQNSDMEYFYSMMNVYVLASYREGFPTGVLEAQSMEVPVITTRATGCCDSIQEGLTGLFVEHDVNQLAAAICHIHNGGTSIDGKKARTWVRNNFENHIVWKEIEKLY, encoded by the coding sequence ATGAAATACAACAATAAAAATATACTTCATGTAGTGAATATCTATTTTGTCCTCCCTTATTTTGTCGGAGGACAATTTAAATATTTTAGGAATAGAGGATTTCGTTTCCATGTAGTGTGCTCTGCGTCTGAATATTTAGATGATTATGCTAAAGAGAATGGCTTTAATTATCGGGTGTTACCAGTTCTAAGATCAATAAATATTCTACAGGATTTCAAAACGATAATAGGTATTTGTCGATATATAAAGGAAAAGCAAATAGGTATAATTGTGGGACACACACCTAAGGGTGGATTGCTTTCTATGGTAGCAGGGTGGTTAATGCGTGTTCCAAACAGAATATACTTTAGGCATGGGCTTGTTTATCAAACATCACATGGGCTGAAGCGATTTATTCTTATGAGTGTGGATCGGCTTGCTTCTTTATGTGCTACGAAGATAGTTTGTGTATCTCCATCTGTTCTGCAACACTCAATAGAAGACCGTTTGGCACCTCTATATAAACAACTTATCCTCCATAAAGGTACATGTTGTGGCATTGATACAGAAGGGAAATTCAATCCAGCTAACATAGACCCCAATAAACTTGCTACTATGAAAGAAAAGTGGGGAATTGATAATAATGATTGGGTTATTGGATATTCTGGACGTTTGGTGCGTGATAAAGGAATCATAGAATTAGTTAGGGCTTTCCGTAACGTAAAAAAAGATAATCCTCATTATAAACTTCTCTTAGTTGGTATGTTCGAAGTACGTGATGCCCTTCCTGATGATATCCAGCAGGATATTAAGAGCGATTCTCAGATTGTATGGACAGATTTCCAAAACTCAGATATGGAGTATTTCTATTCGATGATGAATGTATATGTACTTGCCTCTTATCGTGAAGGATTTCCAACAGGAGTATTGGAAGCTCAATCAATGGAAGTGCCTGTTATAACCACACGTGCCACAGGTTGTTGTGACTCTATCCAAGAAGGATTAACTGGTTTGTTTGTAGAACACGATGTTAATCAACTTGCTGCAGCAATCTGTCATATCCATAATGGAGGAACGAGCATAGATGGTAAAAAAGCACGAACATGGGTGCGTAATAATTTCGAGAATCATATTGTTTGGAAAGAAATAGAAAAATTATATTAA
- a CDS encoding glycosyltransferase encodes MKVLQVITSLEIGGAETLVVNLIPRLCTLGHTVDLCIFNGTETPLMQRLKVESPQTKIYALGHSVYNPLYILKLMKIMKGYDIVHTHNSSPQLFVAIANLYRNRKLVSTEHTTSNRKREWKWYAPIESWMYGQYNHVICISRVAEEKLREYMGGDWIDKTKPCYKHISTINNGVDVYAICNATPNNEFLTLKENRKAILMVAGFRDAKDQDTVVKALSSLNKNKFEVWFAGVGERMEEVRQLSESLGVDDRVRFLGLRTDIPNVLKAADIIVMSSHWEGLSLSNVEGMSAHKPFIASDVNGLREVTKGYGILFPHEDAKALANKIKQLAESEEYYDEVANRCYNRALEFDISKTVWGYNNIYTNVSEFQK; translated from the coding sequence ATGAAGGTTCTCCAAGTTATTACATCTTTAGAAATAGGAGGTGCAGAAACATTGGTTGTTAACTTGATTCCAAGATTGTGCACATTAGGACATACTGTGGATTTATGTATCTTTAATGGTACGGAAACACCATTAATGCAAAGATTGAAAGTGGAAAGTCCACAAACGAAGATATATGCATTGGGGCATAGTGTATACAATCCACTTTATATATTAAAGCTGATGAAGATAATGAAAGGATATGATATTGTTCATACACACAATTCTTCACCACAGTTATTTGTTGCAATTGCCAACTTATATCGCAACAGAAAACTTGTATCTACAGAACATACAACTTCTAATCGCAAACGTGAATGGAAGTGGTATGCTCCGATTGAAAGTTGGATGTATGGACAATACAACCATGTAATTTGCATAAGTCGAGTTGCAGAAGAAAAGTTGAGGGAATATATGGGAGGTGATTGGATAGATAAAACAAAACCTTGCTATAAGCATATTTCCACTATTAATAATGGTGTGGACGTTTACGCCATCTGTAATGCTACTCCTAATAATGAATTTCTAACACTTAAAGAAAATAGGAAAGCGATTTTAATGGTTGCTGGTTTTAGAGATGCTAAAGACCAAGACACTGTTGTTAAAGCCCTATCCTCTTTGAATAAAAATAAATTTGAAGTTTGGTTTGCTGGTGTTGGCGAACGTATGGAAGAAGTTCGACAGTTGTCTGAGTCGTTAGGCGTAGATGACAGAGTCCGGTTTCTTGGATTAAGAACAGATATACCAAATGTTTTGAAGGCTGCAGATATTATCGTTATGTCTTCTCACTGGGAAGGCTTGAGTCTTAGTAATGTGGAAGGTATGAGTGCGCATAAACCTTTTATAGCCTCTGATGTAAATGGCTTACGAGAGGTTACAAAAGGATATGGTATTCTTTTTCCGCATGAAGATGCCAAGGCTTTGGCTAATAAGATTAAACAATTAGCAGAAAGCGAGGAATATTATGATGAAGTTGCCAACCGCTGTTATAATCGAGCATTGGAATTTGATATTAGTAAGACGGTTTGGGGATATAACAATATATATACCAATGTAAGTGAATTTCAGAAATGA
- a CDS encoding glycosyltransferase family 2 protein, which yields MIKENMLITVFTPTYNRAKLLPRLHKSLQEQTNKDFEWVIVDDGSTDNTKEVIEKIIIEQRNIFPIRYFYKENGGKHTATNQGVKEAKGELFFIADSDDLLPNNSIEIVANEFAKIKDKKEIGAIVGFDNFINESNSITEIPFTTEECTFTEFGNKWRINQDMKEVFRTSVLKEIPFPEIENERFCPEDLEWLLISHKYLFHYFDKFIYTAEYQENGLSANITKIRMNSPILTTWTYAEYNEFNISIYKKIRNVINYWRFYFCIEDKSKIRKRINPFWIGLSPIGWLFHIKDRIRIKKK from the coding sequence ATGATAAAAGAGAATATGCTGATAACCGTATTCACTCCAACCTATAACAGGGCAAAACTGCTTCCAAGGTTGCATAAAAGCCTACAAGAGCAAACTAACAAAGATTTTGAGTGGGTTATTGTTGATGATGGGAGTACCGACAATACAAAAGAAGTTATAGAGAAAATAATAATAGAGCAAAGGAATATTTTTCCAATTCGATATTTCTATAAAGAGAATGGGGGAAAACATACTGCAACAAATCAAGGTGTAAAAGAAGCGAAAGGAGAATTATTTTTTATAGCAGACTCTGATGATTTATTACCAAACAACTCTATTGAAATAGTTGCCAATGAATTTGCTAAGATAAAAGATAAAAAGGAAATAGGTGCAATTGTTGGTTTTGATAATTTCATTAATGAAAGTAATTCTATAACAGAAATTCCTTTCACGACAGAAGAATGTACTTTTACTGAATTTGGAAACAAATGGAGAATAAATCAAGATATGAAAGAGGTTTTTAGAACCTCTGTCTTAAAAGAAATACCATTTCCAGAAATAGAAAACGAAAGATTCTGTCCAGAAGATTTAGAATGGTTACTAATTTCTCATAAATATCTTTTCCATTATTTTGATAAATTCATATACACAGCAGAGTATCAAGAAAATGGTTTATCAGCAAATATTACTAAGATTAGAATGAATAGTCCAATATTAACAACTTGGACTTATGCTGAATACAACGAATTTAATATATCTATATATAAAAAAATAAGAAATGTCATAAACTATTGGAGGTTTTATTTCTGTATTGAGGATAAATCGAAAATAAGAAAAAGAATAAATCCTTTTTGGATAGGACTATCTCCAATAGGTTGGTTGTTCCATATTAAAGACCGTATAAGAATTAAAAAGAAATAA
- a CDS encoding acyltransferase family protein, whose translation MKENSPQKRESNFELLRIIAMLLVMITHATFLALGVPTHEDSISIPYSSFGIFLSQSFSTACVNIFVLLSGWFGIKVNLKRFSEFIFQVFFFTSIIFIGLYIYSSNLITNTDALLTFFMFHSSDYWFVKAYIGLYLFSPILNTFAERASQKQLGYFLIAFFIFQTIYGWLSIDGVQWIGGGYSAVSFFFLYLAAKYTRQYLLPDINKISQKLYITVYISIVLFIATLAFVVTRLGIPIAGRLFTYTNPLVLLESLLLVIIFSRISIKSKTINWVGISCFSVYLLHANELLLRPYYGKIINNFSVTESIECFLISTTLLILGIFFISILLDKVRIAVWNIIISYLSKQQ comes from the coding sequence ATGAAAGAAAATTCCCCCCAAAAACGAGAGAGTAACTTTGAATTACTCAGAATCATAGCAATGTTACTTGTCATGATTACTCATGCAACATTCTTAGCTTTAGGTGTTCCTACTCATGAAGATTCTATAAGTATTCCTTATAGCTCTTTTGGCATCTTTCTGTCTCAATCGTTTTCTACTGCATGTGTAAATATTTTTGTTTTACTATCAGGTTGGTTTGGTATAAAGGTAAATTTAAAAAGGTTTTCAGAGTTTATCTTTCAAGTTTTTTTCTTTACAAGTATTATTTTCATAGGGCTTTATATTTATTCTTCTAATCTAATTACAAATACAGATGCACTTCTTACTTTCTTTATGTTTCATAGTTCTGACTATTGGTTTGTCAAAGCATATATCGGACTATATTTATTTTCTCCTATCTTAAATACGTTTGCGGAAAGGGCTTCACAAAAGCAACTTGGTTATTTCCTTATTGCCTTCTTCATATTTCAAACTATTTATGGATGGCTTAGCATTGATGGCGTACAGTGGATCGGAGGAGGGTATTCTGCAGTATCTTTTTTCTTTCTTTATCTTGCAGCAAAGTATACAAGACAATACCTTTTACCAGACATAAATAAAATAAGTCAGAAGCTATATATAACGGTTTACATTAGTATTGTATTATTTATCGCAACCTTAGCTTTTGTCGTAACTCGATTAGGAATTCCAATAGCAGGAAGACTATTTACTTATACCAATCCTTTAGTTTTATTGGAATCATTGTTATTAGTAATTATTTTTAGTCGAATATCTATAAAAAGTAAAACTATTAATTGGGTGGGAATATCATGTTTCTCTGTTTATCTTTTACATGCTAATGAATTACTTTTGCGTCCTTATTATGGGAAAATTATAAATAACTTTTCGGTAACAGAAAGTATAGAATGTTTTCTTATTTCCACTACATTGCTCATTTTAGGCATTTTTTTTATTTCTATCCTATTAGATAAAGTGCGAATAGCTGTATGGAATATAATAATCTCCTATTTGTCTAAGCAACAATAA
- a CDS encoding EpsG family protein, with product MIIYIILFLIPVILYFYYKNNKQVSYKPFLFFFISLAIFVGLGDMLGGYDRYIYGDLFDNLADQLKIGIPITSSSIYQAYNTEFGYIGLNWAIAHITSNRYIFIFLYTICMYAIILHSFRKYAKNYPLASILFMALVFYFSFTYLRQMFAAAIIGLSIRYIIERKFLKYCAIIIAAFSFHNSAIIFFPMYFIANKKYPKARILLLMSVCFIIGVTGITSNLYNLFDDISTRAAHADYAVQGDARIAYILEAGFFLFFLIKSYKYLPDTKQSIVLYNIALAFCAVLLLFIRSDNGGRLSWYFIYGLILSLTQLSMTQYGKRYRFDLYIMAVSLVLFLRITIEWSFNMCPYKTFLTPGHTAAEWIYERYEYDLKYDMDKFYR from the coding sequence ATGATTATATATATCATTCTTTTTCTTATTCCTGTTATCTTATACTTCTATTATAAAAATAATAAACAGGTTTCTTATAAACCCTTTTTATTCTTTTTTATTTCATTAGCTATATTTGTTGGATTGGGAGATATGCTAGGCGGTTATGATCGTTATATCTATGGCGATCTTTTCGACAATTTGGCAGACCAGTTAAAAATAGGTATTCCAATAACATCTTCCAGTATTTATCAAGCATATAATACTGAATTTGGCTATATAGGACTTAACTGGGCAATAGCCCATATAACAAGCAACAGATATATTTTTATTTTCCTCTATACCATCTGCATGTATGCCATTATCTTGCATAGTTTCAGAAAGTATGCTAAAAATTATCCCTTGGCATCTATTTTGTTTATGGCATTGGTATTTTATTTCTCCTTTACATATCTTCGGCAAATGTTCGCTGCTGCTATTATAGGACTGTCTATTAGGTATATCATCGAAAGAAAGTTTTTAAAGTACTGTGCTATTATCATTGCAGCGTTTTCATTCCATAATTCTGCTATTATTTTCTTCCCCATGTATTTCATTGCAAATAAAAAATACCCAAAAGCACGTATATTATTATTAATGTCTGTATGCTTTATTATTGGTGTAACAGGAATAACAAGTAACCTTTATAATCTTTTTGATGATATATCAACTCGTGCAGCGCATGCTGATTATGCAGTTCAAGGAGATGCACGAATAGCCTATATCTTAGAGGCGGGATTTTTTCTCTTTTTTCTGATAAAGTCTTATAAATATCTACCAGATACCAAACAAAGTATTGTTTTATACAACATAGCCTTAGCATTTTGTGCTGTTTTATTATTGTTTATTCGTTCTGATAATGGTGGACGCTTAAGTTGGTATTTCATATATGGTTTAATACTTTCATTAACTCAGTTATCAATGACCCAATATGGTAAACGTTATCGTTTCGACTTGTATATAATGGCAGTTAGTTTAGTTCTATTTTTACGAATAACTATTGAATGGTCTTTTAATATGTGTCCATACAAAACTTTCCTCACTCCTGGACATACAGCTGCAGAATGGATTTATGAAAGGTATGAATATGATCTTAAATACGATATGGATAAATTCTATCGATAA
- a CDS encoding glycosyltransferase, with the protein MKIVFISPVTPYKENMGGPSGHPYHLMIKRPSDIEITVYSYNQNNLSDETIKEVENELNIKIKLVKQPWWYKFILQLHLTFIRILLRFPISYYIRLPRYIVEEICNSHPDVVWGYCQEFSGILSQFKNFKRIHTTPDSYCLHWYRRIGRPFTLSHYAEYFRVVMNYIKYYRMESCYDNSKNIKYHFVGDADAEFVKRINPTIDAHFLRHPHYEIENPKREIRFHQPKIRLLIAGRYDLYSYEASNEFFSMLQNLDNADKEFFKEHYELTILGKGWSAKVNELRKFGYEANLIEFAPDYIEEIVKHDIQINPLSVGTGTKGKVLDALANGLLVIGTPYAMENIAVENNKSCVIYKDAIQLISVLKEIPHERTKYEAIAAEGRKCVLTEHNREKVSKELFGFF; encoded by the coding sequence ATGAAGATAGTATTCATATCCCCAGTAACTCCTTATAAAGAGAATATGGGTGGTCCATCGGGACATCCATATCACTTAATGATAAAGAGACCTTCTGATATAGAGATAACTGTTTATTCTTATAATCAGAATAATCTTTCTGATGAGACTATAAAGGAGGTTGAGAATGAATTAAATATCAAAATTAAGCTTGTGAAACAGCCTTGGTGGTATAAGTTTATTCTTCAATTACATCTAACGTTTATACGAATCTTACTCAGGTTTCCTATAAGTTATTATATTCGTTTACCAAGGTATATTGTTGAAGAAATTTGTAATAGTCATCCTGATGTGGTATGGGGGTATTGTCAAGAATTCTCTGGTATACTTTCACAGTTTAAAAATTTCAAACGAATTCACACGACACCAGATAGTTATTGTTTACATTGGTATCGAAGGATAGGACGGCCGTTTACTTTATCGCATTATGCAGAATATTTTCGTGTTGTTATGAATTATATTAAATACTACCGTATGGAGAGTTGTTATGACAATAGCAAAAATATCAAATATCATTTTGTTGGTGATGCAGATGCAGAGTTTGTGAAACGTATAAACCCTACTATAGATGCTCATTTTTTACGTCATCCTCATTATGAAATAGAAAACCCTAAGCGAGAAATAAGATTTCATCAGCCTAAAATCCGTTTGTTGATTGCAGGAAGATATGACTTGTATTCGTATGAAGCATCTAACGAGTTCTTCTCTATGCTTCAGAATCTTGATAATGCTGATAAAGAGTTCTTTAAGGAACATTATGAACTAACAATATTGGGGAAAGGCTGGTCTGCAAAAGTAAACGAACTTAGAAAGTTTGGTTATGAAGCGAATCTAATAGAATTTGCTCCAGACTATATAGAAGAAATCGTTAAGCATGATATCCAAATAAATCCATTATCTGTCGGAACAGGAACAAAAGGGAAAGTTTTGGACGCACTTGCAAATGGACTTCTCGTAATAGGAACACCATATGCAATGGAAAATATTGCCGTCGAAAACAATAAATCGTGTGTGATATATAAAGATGCTATACAATTGATATCAGTACTAAAAGAAATTCCTCATGAAAGAACAAAATATGAAGCAATTGCTGCTGAAGGAAGAAAGTGTGTACTAACCGAACATAACAGAGAAAAGGTATCAAAAGAGTTATTTGGATTCTTCTAA
- a CDS encoding HAD-IIIA family hydrolase: MKVVIMAGGKGTRIASVRADVPKPLIEVCNKPILQWQIENLKDSGLTDITLVIGYLGEKIKEFFGDGKKFGVNISYFTENHPLGTAGALFKMNLNEDFLLMCGDIMINIDFNRFIQFHKEHSSWASLISHPNGHPHDSSILVTETLPTISGEVPHTTNKVISWIVKEDKQGFYKNRVNAGIEIISPQLLQAVRELYAAQDLSLPEKIDLDRDVLRPNINSGKIFAYDTPEYIKDMGTPERFAETEKDINEGRVYARNLKNKQKAVFIDRDGTINKHIGFLKSPEQMELIPGAAEAIKLINQSGYLAIIITNQPVIARGECTFEELDIIHNKLETLLGYEGAFVDAIYYCPHHPDKGFEGERAELKFECDCRKPKAGLFHRAAQDLNIDLGKSIMIGDCQSDIEAGKNANCAKVFLVESNTPSSLLNCVCDIFNR, from the coding sequence ATGAAAGTCGTAATAATGGCAGGAGGCAAGGGAACGCGTATCGCTTCTGTGAGAGCTGATGTGCCAAAACCTCTAATAGAAGTTTGTAATAAACCCATATTGCAATGGCAAATTGAGAATCTTAAGGATAGTGGATTGACAGATATTACCCTTGTTATTGGTTATCTTGGAGAAAAAATAAAAGAATTCTTCGGTGATGGCAAAAAGTTTGGTGTAAACATTAGTTATTTCACGGAAAACCACCCTTTAGGAACAGCTGGTGCTTTATTTAAGATGAATCTCAATGAAGATTTCTTATTAATGTGTGGGGATATTATGATTAATATAGATTTTAATCGTTTCATCCAATTCCATAAAGAACATTCATCTTGGGCAAGCCTAATCTCTCATCCTAATGGGCATCCTCATGACAGTAGTATCTTGGTCACAGAAACTTTACCAACTATTTCAGGTGAAGTTCCACATACGACAAATAAAGTTATATCATGGATTGTAAAAGAAGATAAACAAGGATTTTATAAGAATCGTGTAAATGCAGGAATAGAGATTATATCGCCTCAACTTTTACAAGCTGTAAGAGAACTATATGCTGCTCAAGACCTTTCACTCCCTGAAAAGATTGATTTAGATCGGGATGTGTTGCGCCCTAATATCAATAGTGGAAAGATTTTTGCATACGATACTCCTGAATATATCAAGGATATGGGGACTCCTGAACGTTTCGCAGAAACAGAGAAGGATATTAATGAGGGAAGAGTATATGCAAGAAACCTTAAAAATAAACAGAAAGCCGTCTTCATTGATCGTGATGGAACTATAAACAAGCATATTGGATTCTTAAAAAGTCCTGAACAAATGGAATTGATTCCTGGTGCTGCAGAAGCCATCAAGCTAATCAACCAATCGGGCTATCTTGCCATTATTATCACTAATCAACCTGTTATAGCACGTGGAGAATGTACATTTGAAGAGTTAGATATTATACATAATAAGCTTGAGACATTACTTGGATATGAAGGTGCTTTCGTTGATGCTATTTATTATTGCCCTCACCATCCTGATAAAGGATTTGAAGGTGAACGTGCAGAGTTGAAGTTTGAATGTGATTGTCGTAAACCTAAGGCTGGACTCTTTCATCGTGCTGCTCAAGACCTGAATATAGATTTGGGAAAATCTATAATGATAGGCGATTGTCAAAGTGATATAGAGGCTGGCAAGAATGCCAATTGTGCCAAGGTGTTTTTAGTGGAGAGCAATACACCTTCATCTCTTTTAAACTGTGTGTGTGATATATTTAATAGATAA
- a CDS encoding SIS domain-containing protein, with product MSEKQYKYINSLLGSYPKLNVCKNDIIQAYEILRKCYSQHHKLLICGNGGSAADSEHIVGELMKGFTLPRKLPAELSKKFTQVDNDLGNVLAENLQGALPSIALTTHTALSTAFMNDCQPVLVFAQQVYGYAQKDDCFLGISTSGNSQNVLYAAVVAKAQGMSLIGLTGAQQNKLEKYCDVCIHVPETETYKIQELHLPIYHCICLMLEEYFFGK from the coding sequence ATGTCGGAAAAACAATATAAATACATAAACTCATTGCTTGGTTCTTATCCAAAACTGAATGTATGCAAGAATGATATAATCCAAGCATATGAAATATTACGGAAATGTTACTCACAACACCATAAGTTATTGATTTGTGGTAATGGAGGCTCAGCAGCCGATTCTGAGCATATAGTAGGTGAACTTATGAAAGGTTTTACGTTACCGAGGAAACTACCAGCAGAATTGTCCAAAAAATTCACACAAGTTGATAATGATTTAGGAAATGTCCTTGCAGAAAATCTACAAGGCGCATTACCTTCTATTGCCCTTACCACTCATACAGCTTTATCTACGGCCTTTATGAATGATTGTCAACCAGTATTGGTATTTGCACAGCAGGTTTACGGATATGCCCAAAAAGACGATTGTTTCCTTGGTATTTCCACTTCAGGTAATAGTCAGAATGTATTGTATGCAGCAGTTGTTGCCAAAGCACAAGGAATGTCATTAATAGGTTTAACAGGAGCTCAACAGAACAAACTTGAGAAATATTGTGATGTTTGTATTCATGTGCCAGAAACAGAAACATATAAAATACAAGAACTCCACCTTCCTATTTATCATTGCATTTGTTTAATGTTAGAAGAATATTTCTTTGGAAAGTAA
- a CDS encoding dehydrogenase, with translation MIIRSKAPLRLGLAGGGSDVSPYSDTYGGLVLNATINLYAYCTIEETDDNRIVINSYDNNFIGDYPLSKKLEIDGNATLVKGVYNRIIRDFNLNPLSFKITTYNDAPAGSGLGTSSTMVVCILKAFVEWLSLPLGDYEISRLAYEIERIDLKLSGGKQDQYAAAFGGFNYMEFLSNDLVIVNPLKIKRWIIDELEASTILYFTGASRSSAKIIDDQRKNTASQKQNIISAMHEIKQGANDMKRALLKGDILSMAHLLKTAWENKKKQSSQVTNSVIEQAMEVALKEGALAGKVSGAGGGGFIMFIVDPIKKKTVEKALSELDGFIMPFSFTDGGAHGWRIYPTDDIKEYRL, from the coding sequence ATGATTATACGAAGTAAGGCACCATTGCGTTTAGGACTTGCTGGCGGTGGTTCAGATGTTTCTCCATATAGTGATACATATGGTGGATTGGTTTTGAATGCAACTATAAATTTGTATGCATATTGCACAATAGAAGAAACTGATGATAATCGTATTGTTATTAATTCTTATGATAATAATTTCATAGGGGATTATCCCTTGTCTAAAAAGCTTGAAATTGATGGTAATGCAACTCTTGTTAAAGGTGTTTACAATAGAATTATTCGAGATTTCAATTTAAATCCATTATCATTTAAGATTACAACCTATAACGATGCACCTGCAGGCTCAGGTTTAGGAACATCCTCCACAATGGTTGTTTGTATTCTTAAAGCGTTTGTGGAATGGCTGTCACTTCCTTTAGGAGATTATGAGATTTCTCGTTTGGCTTATGAAATAGAACGTATTGATTTGAAATTATCTGGCGGGAAACAAGACCAATATGCAGCTGCTTTTGGTGGCTTTAATTATATGGAATTCCTGTCAAATGATTTAGTAATTGTCAATCCATTAAAGATTAAACGTTGGATAATTGATGAGTTAGAAGCTTCTACTATTTTATATTTTACAGGAGCAAGTCGCAGTAGTGCAAAGATAATTGATGACCAAAGAAAAAATACGGCATCTCAAAAACAGAATATCATTTCTGCAATGCACGAAATCAAGCAGGGTGCGAACGATATGAAGCGCGCTTTGTTGAAAGGCGATATCCTTTCTATGGCCCATCTTCTTAAAACAGCATGGGAAAATAAGAAAAAACAATCTTCGCAAGTTACCAATTCTGTAATAGAGCAAGCTATGGAAGTAGCCTTAAAAGAAGGGGCTTTGGCTGGCAAGGTCAGTGGTGCAGGTGGTGGCGGATTTATAATGTTTATTGTAGATCCCATTAAAAAAAAGACCGTTGAGAAAGCATTATCAGAACTTGACGGATTTATTATGCCATTTTCTTTTACAGATGGTGGTGCACATGGTTGGAGAATATATCCAACTGATGATATAAAAGAATATAGATTATAA